A stretch of Episyrphus balteatus chromosome 2, idEpiBalt1.1, whole genome shotgun sequence DNA encodes these proteins:
- the LOC129910102 gene encoding protein tumorous imaginal discs, mitochondrial, with amino-acid sequence MLKIEKLSQNLLNLRFVCRFSSTFRHQFAIEKPIYYPKRSLSEEDELKVPVAEPEKTQTIESSEVIGLSQKTIDYYKILGVNNVASAHEIKTAYYNLAKKFHPDAKPTPNETETFRKISEAYQVLSDENVRLEYDRNGMVVVNGREATKGALGFKTTNFLRFFKKHPKAINNQSALALTGAPQVAGNNEIEMKLKFHQAVQGCKEYIDVGVMAKCPRCNGATRMGNQANIEFCPKCGGTGQLRIKTTNYMDHEKCETCDGRRYINKNSCKTCDNQGYLVQSKRVQVDVPPGTSNGDVFKINHPLNNQIITIKVNVENSTHFKRDGNNIATDKYLTISQAVLGGKCKIRGLYEDLEVSLGPGLESHTMHCFKGKGIRNKEGHVGDHVVTFKIRIPKTLTTKQRQLILALSRAEDPIFDGL; translated from the exons atgttaaaaatcgaaaaattatcaCAAAACTTATTAAATCTAAGGTTTGTTTGTCGTTTTTCAAGTACTTTTCGTCATCAATTTGCAATTGAAAAGCCAATATATTATCCCAAGCGGAGTTTGTCCGAAGAAGATGAATTAAAAGTTCCTGTTGCAGAGCCGGAAAAAACACAGACAATAGAAAGTTCTGAAGTAATTGGGTTATCGCAAAAAACTATTGATTATTATAAAATTCTTGGAGTTAACAATGTCGCGTCGGCACATGAAATTAAAACTGCGTATTAtaatttggcaaaaaaattccatcctGATGCTAAACCGACTCCAAATGAGACGGAAACATTTCGCAAAATTTCTGAAGCCTATCAAGTTTTAAGTGATGAAAATGTTCGATTGGAGTATGATAGAAATGGGATGGTGGTAGTAAATGGACGAGAGGCGACAAAAGGTGCACTTGGATTTAAAACAACGAattttctaagatttttcaaaaagcaTCCAAAAGCAATTAACAATCAAAGCGCACTGGCACTCACAG ggGCTCCTCAAGTAGCTGGAAACAATGAAAtcgaaatgaaattgaaattccaTCAAGCCGTACAAGGCTGCAAAGAATACATTGATGTTGGAGTAATGGCCAAATGTCCCAGGTGCAACGGTGCCACTAGAATGGGTAACCAAGCTAATATCGAATTTTGTCCCAAATGCGGTGGCACGGGTCAGCTCCgtataaaaacaacaaactaCATGGACCACGAAAAGTGTGAAACCTGCGATGGCCGAcgatatataaacaaaaacagttgCAAAACTTGCGACAATCAAGGTTATCTAGTTCAGAGTAAGCGTGTCCAAGTTGATGTACCACCAGGAACATCAAACGGAGATGTCTTCAAAATAAACCACCCactaaacaatcaaataataacaattaaaGTAAATGTAGAAAACAGCACCCACTTCAAGCGTGACGGTAATAATATTGCTACCGACAAGTACTTGACAATCAGTCAAGCTGTTTTGGGGGGAAAGTGCAAAATTCGTGGATTATATGAAGATTTAGAAGTGAGTCTTGGTCCGGGATTAGAAAGCCATACTATGCATTGTTTCAAGGGAAAAGGAATTCGCAACAAAGAAGGACATGTTGGAGATCATGTAGTTACATTTAAAATACGAATTCCAAAAACTTTGACCACAAAGCAGAGACAATTGATATTGGCGTTATCAAGAGCCGAAGATCCCATATTCGATGGGCTATAA
- the LOC129910101 gene encoding mediator of RNA polymerase II transcription subunit 24, which produces MKDTGMELQKTTSKTSLLNLMVLKAWSERWSDSQWGINIKTVLPRGVSGDVYNLADCILQQAVIGSSANPLVLSYLKHSLCAHLVSHAAVLKRISKYEHFNKIYCVTSLLEFLQSVISGVTCRSKPEEVMLPGSVVSLVYWLMQIFASCTEQFAIGGKLSPEHQILIDNTTEVIENIISNDFLMGILYIGKQEDPDFFGKIREKYSDIKSSLISSGYKPNNTSIEKKLHRLAYIDVVQLHMLRLESEQVEPISYCVQPLLAVEVLLNPSSDTQFYVSELLMIQRLKNYSMVRLFYEIIRAGFISLSNVIETSHDTMWGAFTFFKVPLIIKQLNALSHHKTNEVDHIPEVVEALDILLEDTLILDFMDTKCSCNMIEYLLNDWKKQQLVNDVHIKRFSSQREPISTLLQKREVANQAPSIINFIIRAEVPLSGVLKTLSADYNKVQEALLGVLCQVLVGNSFDLILSVATVEGRLKTFVSRLIQCNETSKQVPGEVGKTSVTRSTLFDVSFLMLTFIVQKYGSDVVLSENGDSFFEKWVRECMVERNKPKSPRNMVALCDENIVDELLLSLSKPEAQLKNSNLTWQDICMNIPGVLYQVLVAWENETLSSTDVKGILDSIKCRLFSFSVCAASFLCAYMQTVREDEFLKPLNMVQQFLSTLSPEEMSSQDNTKERLGLSFQIIRKMQHDIHPSGNPKMRSLTVTQNLVSHTPLIEQFKEVWKSVSQHGWVPVKAAQILESLLQAGGPVWFVRQLVEEILKCKYTTDMMKTMDIVFAVMHLDIERNTRAILERIVPLVLFNKTGSEEMTESQSFVMARLCVYCIISNLETRSVPLKKRTRSEDIDETDIGNASKIRKLTNPESSDNSSSSDFAMETHQSSKEPPSVIRDPLQISLQGIFKVFAQFVATDELSPRIYFIFQFISLLVECGKDRVKPVLKLLPNNLIQNLLKVMVTDEITVGLICRIYDLRINTGRQSAVSDLCLWRNINLRKLSIQL; this is translated from the exons ATGAAAGATACAGGAATGGAATTACAGAAAACAACAAGCAAAACCAGTCTCCTAAATTTGATGGTCCTCAAGGCCTGGAGTGAACGTTGGTCAGATTCTCAATGGGGTATCAATATTAAAACC gTACTTCCGAGAGGCGTGAGTGGTGATGTTTATAATTTGGCTGATTGTATTCTTCAACAAGCAGTCATAGGATCAAGTGCAAATCCG CTGGTTTTGTCATATTTAAAGCATTCGTTATGTGCTCATTTGGTATCTCATGCAGCTGTTCTCAAACGTATATCGAAATATGAACATTTTAACAAGATTTACTGCGTTACATCACTTTTAGAGTTTCTTCAGTCTGTAATTTCTGGAGTTACTTGTCG gaGCAAGCCAGAAGAAGTAATGCTTCCGGGATCGGTTGTGTCTCTAGTCTATTGGTTAATGCAAATTTTCGCTTCATGCACAGAACAGTTTGCAATTGGAGGCAAACTCTCACCTGAACATCAAATTCTAATTGATAACACCACCGAAGTTATAGAGAACATTATAAGCAATGATTTCCTTATGGGAATTCTGTACATTGGCAAGCAAGAGGATCCagacttttttggaaaaattcgtGAAAAATACTCAGACATAAAAAGCTCTCTAATTAGTTCAGGCTATAAACCGAACAATACAAGCATTGAGAAAAAACTACATCGTCTGGCGTATATTGATGTAGTCCAATTACATATGCTGCGACTGGAGTCGGAGCAAGTGGAACCGATTTCATATTGTGTTCAACCTTTGTTGGCTGTTGAAGTCCTCCTAAATCCCAGCAGTGATACACAATTTTATGTCTCAGAGTTGTTGATGATTCAGCGTCTTAAAAATTACTCAATGGTGCGTTTGTTCTATGAAATTATTCGAGCTGGCTTTATATCGCTGAGTAATGTTATTGAAACAAGTCATGATACCATGTGGGGAGCATTTACATTTTTCAAGGTACCactaataataaaacaattgaATGCATTATCACATCAta AGACGAATGAAGTTGATCATATTCCAGAAGTTGTTGAAGCTTTGGATATACTTCTAGAAGATACATTGATTTTGGATTTTATGGATACTAAATGCTCTTGTAATATGATTGAATATCTTTTGAATGATTGGAAGAAACAACAATTGGTCAATGATGTCCACATCAAGCGTTTTTCTTCGCAGAG GGAACCCATATCAACACTTTTACAAAAGCGCGAAGTTGCCAATCAAGCACCATCGATCATCAATTTTATTATACGTGCTGAAGTTCCATTATCTGgagttttgaaaactttaagtGCTGATTACAATAAAGTACAAGAAGCACTTTTGGGAGTCTTATGTCAAGTTTTAGTTG gcAATAGTTTCGATCTAATCTTATCAGTGGCCACTGTTGAAGGTCGCTTAAAAACATTCGTCTCCCGACTTATACAATGTAATGAAACATCCAAACAAGTTCCAGGTGAAGTTGGTAAAACCTCAGTTACAAGGTCAACTCTATTCGatgtttcatttttaatgttGACATTTATTGTTCAAAAATATGGTTCCGAT GTGGTCCTATCGGAAAATGGtgattcattttttgaaaaatgggtACGAGAGTGTATGGTTGAGAGAAACAAACCAAAATCACCAAGAAACATGGTCGCATTGTGTGATGAGAATATTGTCGATGAATTGCTATTGAGTCTTAGCAAACCAGAGGCACAACTTAAAAACAG TAATCTGACTTGGCAAGATATATGCATGAACATTCCTGGAGTACTCTATCAAGTTCTAGTAGCATGGGAAAATGAGACCTTATCGTCGACTGATGTTAAAGGAATCTTGGATAGCATTAAATGTCGATTGTTTTCGTTTTCAGTCTGTGCAGCATCGTTTTTGTGCGCCTACATGCAAACTGTCAGAGAA GACGAATTTCTTAAGCCCCTTAATATGGTGCAACAATTTTTATCCACCTTAAGCCCAGAAGAGATGTCATCACAAGATAACACCAAAGAACGTCTTGGATTGTCCTTCCAAATTATAAGAAAGATGCAACATGACATCCATCCTTCGGGAAATCCAAAGATGCGTAGCTTAACAGTGACACAGAATCTCGTATCGCACACACCGCTCATTGAGCAGTTTAAGGAAGTTTGGAAGAGTGTATCCCAACACGGATGGGTGCCAGTAAAGGCTGCACAAATTTTGGAAAGTCTTTTGCAAGCAGGTGGCCCAGTTTGGTTTGTTAGACAACTCGTTGAGGAGATCTTAAAGTGTAAATACACAACA GATATGATGAAGACAATGGACATTGTATTTGCTGTAATGCATTTAGATATTGAGAGAAATACAAGGGCTATTTTGGAACGCATTGTTCCACTTGTTCTCTTCAATAAAACTGGAAG TGAAGAAATGACGGAATCGCAATCATTTGTTATGGCAAGATTATGTGTCTATTGCATTATATCAAATCTCGAGACAAGAAGTGTCCCATTGAAAAAACGTACTCGCTCCGAAGATATAGACGAAACAGACATTGGAAATGCATCCAAAATACGCAAACTAACAAATCCAGAGAGTTCGGATAATTCCAGCTCGAGTGATTTTGCAATGGAAACGCATCAGAGCAGCAAAGAGCCTCCATCGGTTATCAGAGATCCCCTGCAGATCAGTTTACAAGGGATATTTAAAGTATTTGCTCAATTTGTAGCAACCGATGAGCTCTCGCCaagaatttatttcatttttcaatttatctcACTTCTTGTCGAGTGTGGTAAGGATCGTGTAAAACCTGTTCTGAAGTTGCTACCAAAtaatttgatacaaaatttattaaaagttatggtaACGGATGAAATAACAGTTGGACTTATCTGTCG aatttatgaTCTGAGAATAAATACAGGTAGACAATCTGCAGTCTCGGATTTGTGTCTGTGGCGCaatattaatttaagaaaattaagtaTTCAGTTGTAG
- the LOC129910274 gene encoding WD repeat domain phosphoinositide-interacting protein 2 isoform X1 — MSLLGRPDIDSGELFVNFNQNITSLAVATKSGYSLYSFGSIDSTLDKIYSCQSEEIFLIERLFESSLVAIVSLKAPRKLKVCHFKKQSEICNYSYSNTILAVKLNRERLVVCLEESLYIHNIQDMKVVHTIRDTPSNTTGLCALSSSSDHCYLAYPGSVTSGEVQIFDAINLHAKTMIPAHDTPLAAIAFSPSGTEIATASERGTVIRVFSSLDGSKLFELRRGLKRCVSIASLSFSTCSEYLVSSSNTETVHIFRLDRSVAENESKQSTDDWMGYTFFRFLSKTVTSYLPTQVTNVFSQGRAFASVTLPEAGVRRICAIATIQKQLRLMVASQDGYLYVYSIPSIEGGECQLIKKHDLRSVESFAVDVKVDNPPVVDETKPTNPPTSGPSYASAVKGGGDVESA, encoded by the exons aTCTCTGGCTGTAGCTACAAAATCTGGATACAGTCTCTATAGCTTTGGCAGTATCGATTCAACTTTAGACAAAATCTATAGCTGTCAATCGGAAGAAATTTTTCTCATTGAGCGTCTTTTTGAAAGCTCTTTAGTTGCCATAGTCTCATTGAAAGCGCCACGAAAGCTTAAG GTATGCCATTTCAAGAAGCAAAGCGAAATCTGCAATTACTCATACTCCAACACCATTCTGGCAGTTAAACTCAATCGTGAACGTCTCGTTGTGTGTTTGGAAGAAAGTCTCTACATTCATAATATTCAAGATATGAAAGTTGTTCACACAATTCGCGATACCCCATCCAATACGACTGGACTATGTGCTCTCTCCTCATCATCCGATCACTGTTACCTTGCCTATCCGGGAAGTGTGACTTCAGGAGAAGTTCAAATATTCGATGCCATTAATTTGCATGCCAAAACCATGATTCCTGCTCACGATACGCCATTGGCAGCCATTGCATTTAGTCCATCGGGTACGGAAATAGCTACGGCCAGTGAACGTGGCACTGTCATTCGTGTATTCTCGTCTCTGGATGGTAGCAAGCTCTTCGAGTTGCGTCGTGGTCTTAAACGTTGTGTATCTATTGCATCACTTTCATTTAGCACTTGTTCAGAGTACTTAGTTTCCAGCTCTAATACTGAGACTGTACATATATTCCGTTTAGATCGAAGTGTAGCCGAGAATGAAAGTAAGCAATCAACTGACGATTGGATGGG TTATacgtttttcagatttttaagcAAAACCGTTACCAGCTACTTGCCAACACAGGTTACGAATGTTTTTAGCCAGGGTAGAGCATTTGCATCTGTAACATTACCTGAGGCTGGTGTTAGAAGAATTTGTGCGATAGCAAcaattcaaaaacaattaag actCATGGTAGCTTCCCAAGATGGTTACTTGTATGtttattccataccttcaattGAGGGTGGTGAGTGTCAACTTATCAAGAAGCATGATCTAAGAAGTGTTGAAAGTTTTGCTGTAGATGTTAAAG TTGATAACCCACCTGTAGTAGACGAGACTAAGCCAACCAACCCACCGACTTCCGGTCCTAGTTACGCTTCAGCCGTGAAGGGAGGAGGGGACGTTGAGAGTGCATAG
- the LOC129910274 gene encoding WD repeat domain phosphoinositide-interacting protein 2 isoform X2, with product MSLLGRPDIDSGELFVNFNQNITSLAVATKSGYSLYSFGSIDSTLDKIYSCQSEEIFLIERLFESSLVAIVSLKAPRKLKVCHFKKQSEICNYSYSNTILAVKLNRERLVVCLEESLYIHNIQDMKVVHTIRDTPSNTTGLCALSSSSDHCYLAYPGSVTSGEVQIFDAINLHAKTMIPAHDTPLAAIAFSPSGTEIATASERGTVIRVFSSLDGSKLFELRRGLKRCVSIASLSFSTCSEYLVSSSNTETVHIFRLDRSVAENESKQSTDDWMGFLSKTVTSYLPTQVTNVFSQGRAFASVTLPEAGVRRICAIATIQKQLRLMVASQDGYLYVYSIPSIEGGECQLIKKHDLRSVESFAVDVKVDNPPVVDETKPTNPPTSGPSYASAVKGGGDVESA from the exons aTCTCTGGCTGTAGCTACAAAATCTGGATACAGTCTCTATAGCTTTGGCAGTATCGATTCAACTTTAGACAAAATCTATAGCTGTCAATCGGAAGAAATTTTTCTCATTGAGCGTCTTTTTGAAAGCTCTTTAGTTGCCATAGTCTCATTGAAAGCGCCACGAAAGCTTAAG GTATGCCATTTCAAGAAGCAAAGCGAAATCTGCAATTACTCATACTCCAACACCATTCTGGCAGTTAAACTCAATCGTGAACGTCTCGTTGTGTGTTTGGAAGAAAGTCTCTACATTCATAATATTCAAGATATGAAAGTTGTTCACACAATTCGCGATACCCCATCCAATACGACTGGACTATGTGCTCTCTCCTCATCATCCGATCACTGTTACCTTGCCTATCCGGGAAGTGTGACTTCAGGAGAAGTTCAAATATTCGATGCCATTAATTTGCATGCCAAAACCATGATTCCTGCTCACGATACGCCATTGGCAGCCATTGCATTTAGTCCATCGGGTACGGAAATAGCTACGGCCAGTGAACGTGGCACTGTCATTCGTGTATTCTCGTCTCTGGATGGTAGCAAGCTCTTCGAGTTGCGTCGTGGTCTTAAACGTTGTGTATCTATTGCATCACTTTCATTTAGCACTTGTTCAGAGTACTTAGTTTCCAGCTCTAATACTGAGACTGTACATATATTCCGTTTAGATCGAAGTGTAGCCGAGAATGAAAGTAAGCAATCAACTGACGATTGGATGGG atttttaagcAAAACCGTTACCAGCTACTTGCCAACACAGGTTACGAATGTTTTTAGCCAGGGTAGAGCATTTGCATCTGTAACATTACCTGAGGCTGGTGTTAGAAGAATTTGTGCGATAGCAAcaattcaaaaacaattaag actCATGGTAGCTTCCCAAGATGGTTACTTGTATGtttattccataccttcaattGAGGGTGGTGAGTGTCAACTTATCAAGAAGCATGATCTAAGAAGTGTTGAAAGTTTTGCTGTAGATGTTAAAG TTGATAACCCACCTGTAGTAGACGAGACTAAGCCAACCAACCCACCGACTTCCGGTCCTAGTTACGCTTCAGCCGTGAAGGGAGGAGGGGACGTTGAGAGTGCATAG